The following are encoded together in the Streptomyces flavofungini genome:
- a CDS encoding GntR family transcriptional regulator produces the protein MRIPAHSVCTAIRDDIVSGVYERGTRLTEELLARRYGVSRVPVREALRTLEAEGFVVTRRHAGACVAEPTEQDAADLLEIRALLEPLAAARAAQRRTDAHLKVLRGLVRLGKERARRGGSEDLRSLDGWFHETLTQASSSPSLIALLTQLRHKIAWMYVAEPQAAPAQTWSERAAVVDAVARGDAERARTLTALHAERAPVAHRPRTGPRAGRVRDSQHAVNTVSARN, from the coding sequence ATGCGCATTCCCGCGCACTCGGTATGCACGGCCATCCGGGACGACATCGTCTCCGGTGTCTACGAACGCGGCACGCGCCTCACCGAGGAACTGCTCGCCCGCCGCTACGGCGTCTCCCGCGTCCCCGTGCGCGAGGCGCTGCGCACGCTGGAGGCCGAGGGCTTCGTCGTCACCCGCAGGCACGCGGGCGCCTGCGTCGCCGAGCCCACCGAGCAGGACGCCGCCGACCTCCTGGAGATCCGCGCGCTCCTGGAGCCCCTGGCGGCCGCCCGCGCCGCCCAGCGCCGCACCGACGCCCATCTGAAGGTCCTGCGCGGGCTCGTCCGGCTCGGCAAGGAACGCGCCCGGCGCGGCGGCTCCGAGGACCTCCGCTCGCTCGACGGCTGGTTCCACGAGACGCTCACACAGGCCTCGTCGAGCCCCAGTCTGATCGCCCTGCTCACCCAGCTCCGCCACAAGATCGCCTGGATGTACGTCGCGGAGCCCCAGGCCGCCCCCGCGCAGACCTGGTCGGAGCGCGCCGCCGTCGTCGACGCCGTGGCCCGCGGCGACGCGGAGCGGGCCCGCACGCTCACCGCGCTGCACGCCGAGCGCGCCCCCGTGGCGCACCGGCCGCGGACCGGCCCCCGCGCCGGGCGTGTGAGGGATTCGCAACATGCCGTCAACACGGTGAGCGCTCGGAATTAA
- a CDS encoding M16 family metallopeptidase, which translates to MTEAATMQFHPQPQAGSARPWAFPAPERGALGNGLTVLRCDRPGQQLVAVEIHLDAPLDAEPKGLDGVATIMARAFSEGTDKHSAEEFAAELDRCGATLDAHADHPGVRVSLEVPVSRLPKALGLLADALRAPAFADSEVERLVRNRLDEIPHEAANPARRAAKELSKELFPASARMSRPRQGTEETVSAIDSAAVRAFYERHVRPATATAVIVGDLTGIDLDAVLADTLGAWTGGAAEPRPVPPVTADDRGRVVIVDRPGAVQTQLLIGRVGPDRHDRVWAAQVLGTYCLGGTLTSRLDRVLREEKGYTYGVRAFAQVLRSAPDGTGAAMLAISGSVDTPNTGPALDDLWKVLRTLAAEGLTDPERDVAVQNLVGVAPLKYETAAAVAATLADQVEQNLPDDFQAHLYRQLAQTGTVEATAAVVSAFPEDRLVTVLVGDAAQIEEPVKALGIGEVTVVTG; encoded by the coding sequence GTGACCGAGGCCGCAACGATGCAGTTCCACCCGCAGCCCCAGGCGGGCAGCGCCAGGCCCTGGGCCTTCCCCGCCCCCGAGCGCGGCGCGCTCGGCAACGGCCTGACCGTGCTGCGCTGCGACCGCCCCGGCCAGCAGCTCGTCGCCGTGGAGATCCACCTCGACGCCCCCTTGGACGCCGAGCCGAAGGGCCTGGACGGCGTCGCCACGATCATGGCGAGGGCCTTCTCCGAAGGCACCGACAAGCACTCCGCCGAGGAGTTCGCCGCCGAGCTCGACCGCTGTGGTGCCACCCTCGACGCGCACGCGGACCACCCCGGTGTCCGGGTCTCCCTGGAAGTGCCCGTCTCCCGGCTGCCCAAGGCGCTCGGCCTGCTCGCCGACGCCCTGCGGGCGCCCGCGTTCGCCGACAGCGAGGTCGAGCGCCTGGTCCGCAACCGCCTGGACGAGATCCCGCACGAGGCCGCCAACCCGGCACGCCGCGCCGCCAAGGAACTCTCCAAGGAGCTCTTCCCGGCCTCCGCGCGCATGTCGCGGCCGCGCCAGGGCACGGAGGAGACGGTCTCGGCCATCGACTCGGCGGCCGTACGCGCCTTCTACGAGAGGCACGTCCGTCCCGCCACGGCCACCGCCGTGATCGTCGGCGACCTCACCGGCATCGACCTGGACGCCGTCCTCGCCGACACCCTCGGCGCCTGGACCGGCGGGGCGGCCGAGCCGCGCCCGGTGCCCCCGGTGACCGCCGACGACCGGGGCCGCGTCGTCATCGTGGACCGCCCCGGCGCCGTCCAGACGCAGCTGCTCATCGGCCGGGTGGGCCCGGACCGGCACGACCGCGTGTGGGCCGCTCAGGTCCTCGGCACGTACTGCCTGGGCGGCACCCTCACCTCGCGCCTGGACCGCGTCCTGCGCGAGGAGAAGGGCTACACCTACGGAGTGCGCGCCTTCGCCCAGGTCCTGCGCTCCGCCCCGGACGGAACGGGCGCCGCGATGCTCGCCATCAGCGGCTCCGTGGACACCCCCAACACGGGCCCGGCCCTCGACGACCTGTGGAAGGTCCTGCGCACACTCGCCGCGGAGGGCCTGACGGACCCCGAGCGCGATGTCGCCGTGCAGAACCTCGTCGGCGTCGCCCCGCTGAAGTACGAGACGGCGGCGGCCGTCGCCGCCACCCTCGCCGACCAGGTCGAGCAGAACCTGCCGGACGACTTCCAGGCCCACCTGTACCGCCAGTTGGCGCAGACGGGCACCGTGGAGGCCACCGCGGCCGTCGTGAGCGCCTTCCCGGAGGACCGCCTGGTGACGGTCCTCGTGGGCGACGCCGCGCAGATCGAGGAGCCCGTCAAGGCGCTCGGCATCGGTGAAGTGACGGTGGTCACCGGCTGA
- a CDS encoding DUF6082 family protein, translating into MTTQKNGTGGLCSAAGAGLALAAGCLALLAAQQRKYAELRARADRTERAEWRRAMMAEQQELQLYLLRKAIEDPDLAAVYSVAEADSPTQRRQFLYANALYTNAVLAYRSGVVTWEELHGHLRWICTNPLFRQYWHATRHQRASLKDSSDEARVGRMTDTIIRDLDEADTDEYWVVGEPPPESDRREPPPR; encoded by the coding sequence ATGACCACACAGAAAAACGGCACAGGAGGGCTCTGTTCCGCGGCCGGGGCAGGACTCGCCCTCGCGGCCGGATGCCTCGCACTCCTGGCCGCCCAGCAGCGCAAATACGCAGAGCTCCGCGCACGGGCGGACCGGACGGAGCGCGCCGAGTGGCGGCGCGCCATGATGGCCGAGCAGCAGGAACTCCAGCTCTATCTGCTCCGGAAGGCGATCGAGGACCCCGATCTCGCGGCGGTCTACAGCGTCGCGGAAGCCGATTCACCCACACAGCGGCGCCAGTTCCTGTACGCCAACGCGCTCTACACCAACGCGGTGCTCGCCTACCGCAGTGGCGTCGTCACCTGGGAGGAACTCCACGGCCACCTGCGGTGGATCTGCACCAACCCGCTCTTCCGCCAGTACTGGCACGCCACCCGCCACCAGCGCGCCAGCCTGAAGGACTCCTCCGACGAAGCCAGGGTGGGCCGGATGACGGACACCATCATCCGCGACCTGGACGAGGCCGACACCGACGAGTACTGGGTGGTGGGTGAACCCCCGCCTGAATCGGACCGGCGTGAACCCCCGCCCAGGTAG
- a CDS encoding citrate synthase/methylcitrate synthase, which produces MPINGSAATPTAPVEVPRGLAGVVVTETQLGDVRGREGFYHYRQYSAVELAQTRSFEDVWHLMFHGSLPDATQRPAFVRQTAALRHLPEEVRAALPGIARASALSGPLAGLRSALSLFGAAKGFRPVYDIDGDRRRADALAASAVVPTLLTALYRLGQGLDPIEPRDDLPYAANYLYMLTGSRPDADRARAVEQYLISTIDHGFNASTFTGRVIASTGADVAACLVGAIGALSGPLHGGAPSRALDTLDAIGTPDRIDPWIRERVLAGERIMGFGHPVYRTEDPRSRMLRGIAQGFGGDLVAFAVEVERQVEAILAELKPGRELHTNVEFYAGVVMELCGLPREMFTPTFASARVVGWSANLLEQAEDSKIIRPAARYAGPVPPVPVPVPEGAEAPTPEA; this is translated from the coding sequence ATGCCGATCAATGGCTCCGCCGCCACCCCCACCGCTCCCGTCGAGGTCCCACGTGGACTCGCGGGCGTCGTCGTCACCGAGACCCAACTCGGCGACGTCCGGGGGCGCGAGGGCTTCTACCACTACCGCCAGTACTCCGCCGTGGAGCTCGCGCAGACCCGCAGCTTCGAGGACGTCTGGCACCTGATGTTCCACGGCTCGCTGCCGGACGCCACGCAGCGACCCGCCTTCGTTCGGCAGACCGCCGCGCTGCGGCACCTCCCCGAGGAGGTGCGGGCGGCCCTGCCCGGCATCGCCCGGGCCAGCGCGCTGTCGGGGCCGCTCGCCGGGCTGCGCTCGGCCCTTTCGCTCTTCGGGGCCGCCAAGGGCTTCCGCCCGGTGTACGACATCGACGGGGACCGGCGGCGCGCCGACGCGCTCGCCGCGTCCGCCGTCGTGCCGACCCTGCTCACCGCGCTGTACCGGCTGGGCCAGGGCCTCGACCCGATCGAGCCGCGCGACGACCTGCCGTACGCGGCCAACTACCTCTACATGCTGACAGGTTCACGGCCGGACGCCGACCGGGCCCGTGCGGTCGAGCAGTACTTGATCTCCACCATCGACCATGGATTCAACGCGTCCACGTTCACGGGCCGGGTCATCGCCTCGACCGGCGCGGATGTGGCCGCCTGCCTCGTGGGCGCGATCGGCGCGCTGTCGGGCCCCCTTCACGGTGGTGCGCCGAGCCGGGCCCTGGACACACTCGACGCCATCGGCACCCCCGACCGCATCGACCCCTGGATCCGTGAACGGGTCCTCGCGGGGGAGCGCATCATGGGCTTCGGACACCCGGTGTACCGCACCGAGGACCCGCGTTCCCGGATGCTCCGCGGTATCGCGCAAGGGTTCGGCGGTGACCTTGTCGCGTTCGCGGTCGAGGTGGAGCGGCAGGTCGAGGCGATCCTCGCGGAGCTCAAGCCGGGCCGTGAACTCCACACGAACGTGGAGTTCTACGCAGGCGTGGTCATGGAGCTGTGCGGGCTGCCGCGCGAGATGTTCACGCCGACGTTCGCGTCCGCGCGGGTGGTCGGGTGGAGCGCCAACCTCCTCGAGCAGGCGGAGGACTCGAAGATCATTCGGCCTGCGGCGCGGTATGCGGGACCGGTGCCGCCGGTTCCGGTGCCGGTGCCCGAGGGAGCGGAGGCGCCCACGCCGGAGGCCTGA
- a CDS encoding CobW family GTP-binding protein, translating into MREQQIPVVVLTGFLGSGKTTLLNHLLHRSGGSRIGAIVNDFGSIEIDAMAVAGALGDSTVSLGNGCLCCAVDASELDEYLERLADPAARIDVIVIEASGLAEPQELMRMVLASENPNIVYGGLVEVVDAAEFDATRQRHPEVDRHLGVADLVVVNKADRVSDAERERILAEVRRLTDRAAVVPASYGRVDVALLLDRKPVGERVGQLSFDDLHDHDDRADGPNAEGPGSDRTDADHAPCGCDDPAHHLHAGYESLSFTSEAPLNPRRLMAFLDSRPEGLYRIKGYVDFGAADARNRYAVHSVGRFLRFYPEPWEPGEKHLTQLVLIGSGIDVTALDAELTLCRENDEDAPHTDEFGMWGVLRYVQEPEGEPGAGPGSGPSSDAASAPGADEPASDEPGSDD; encoded by the coding sequence GTGCGTGAGCAGCAGATTCCGGTTGTCGTCCTCACCGGCTTTTTGGGCTCCGGAAAGACGACGCTCCTGAACCATCTGCTGCACCGCAGCGGAGGCAGCCGGATCGGCGCGATCGTCAACGATTTCGGGTCCATCGAGATCGACGCGATGGCCGTCGCCGGAGCGCTCGGCGACTCCACCGTCTCGCTCGGCAACGGATGCCTGTGCTGCGCCGTGGACGCCAGCGAACTGGACGAGTACCTGGAGCGACTGGCCGACCCGGCCGCCCGTATCGACGTCATCGTCATCGAGGCCAGTGGGCTCGCCGAGCCGCAGGAGCTGATGCGGATGGTGCTGGCCAGCGAGAACCCGAACATTGTGTACGGCGGTCTCGTGGAGGTCGTCGACGCCGCCGAGTTCGACGCCACCAGGCAGCGGCATCCGGAGGTCGACCGGCACCTGGGCGTCGCGGACCTCGTCGTCGTCAACAAGGCCGACCGGGTGAGTGACGCCGAACGGGAGCGCATCCTCGCGGAGGTGCGCCGCCTCACCGACCGCGCGGCCGTCGTCCCCGCCTCGTACGGACGCGTCGACGTGGCGCTGCTGCTCGACCGCAAGCCCGTGGGGGAGCGCGTCGGGCAGCTGTCCTTCGACGACCTGCATGACCACGACGACCGGGCCGACGGGCCCAACGCGGAGGGGCCCGGCTCCGACCGGACCGACGCCGACCACGCTCCCTGCGGGTGCGACGACCCCGCCCACCACCTGCACGCCGGCTACGAAAGCCTCTCCTTCACCTCCGAAGCGCCCCTCAACCCGCGCCGTCTGATGGCCTTCCTCGACAGCAGGCCCGAGGGGCTGTACCGCATCAAGGGGTACGTCGACTTCGGCGCCGCCGACGCCCGCAACCGGTACGCGGTGCACTCCGTGGGCCGCTTCCTGCGCTTCTACCCCGAGCCGTGGGAGCCCGGTGAGAAGCACCTCACCCAGCTCGTCCTCATCGGCTCCGGCATAGACGTCACGGCGCTGGACGCGGAGCTGACGCTGTGCCGGGAGAACGACGAGGACGCCCCGCACACCGATGAGTTCGGCATGTGGGGCGTCCTGCGCTACGTACAGGAGCCGGAGGGGGAGCCGGGCGCGGGACCGGGCTCGGGGCCGAGCTCGGACGCTGCCTCCGCCCCGGGCGCGGACGAGCCCGCTTCGGATGAGCCCGGCTCCGACGACTGA
- a CDS encoding M23 family metallopeptidase — MAFTRPTGKHRRPSRISRTTASAAGVAALTTTGVISGLAAPALAAEGSSAEYAHTGLTQSVSVGDSLADEVDAQAAAQKHAAAEAAAQKKAEAEARAQAAEAKRKAAEAKRKAEAAAKVKAKKEREAKERAAREAERKRLGSYVAPIEGGYVSTGYKTGGAMWSSGSHTGVDFHAASGTQVQAVAAGTVVEAGWGGAYGNNVVIRHNDGTYTQYGHMSSLSVTVGQAVTPGQQIGLSGSTGNSSGPHLHFEARTGADYGSDIDPVAYLRSHGVNV; from the coding sequence ATGGCGTTCACCCGCCCGACCGGCAAGCACCGCCGTCCGAGCCGCATCTCGCGCACGACCGCAAGCGCCGCGGGCGTCGCCGCGCTCACCACCACCGGGGTCATCTCGGGCCTGGCCGCTCCGGCCCTCGCCGCCGAAGGCAGCTCCGCGGAGTACGCGCACACCGGCCTCACCCAGTCCGTCTCCGTCGGGGACTCCCTGGCCGACGAGGTCGACGCCCAGGCCGCGGCCCAGAAGCACGCCGCCGCCGAGGCCGCCGCCCAGAAGAAGGCCGAGGCCGAGGCCCGCGCCCAGGCCGCCGAGGCCAAGCGCAAGGCCGCCGAGGCGAAGCGGAAGGCCGAGGCCGCCGCGAAGGTGAAGGCCAAGAAGGAGCGCGAGGCCAAGGAGCGCGCCGCCCGCGAGGCCGAGCGCAAGCGCCTCGGCTCCTACGTCGCGCCGATCGAGGGCGGCTACGTCTCCACCGGCTACAAGACCGGCGGCGCCATGTGGTCCTCCGGCAGCCACACCGGCGTCGACTTCCACGCCGCGTCCGGCACCCAGGTCCAGGCGGTCGCCGCGGGCACCGTCGTCGAGGCCGGCTGGGGCGGCGCCTACGGCAACAACGTCGTGATCCGCCACAACGACGGCACGTACACGCAGTACGGCCACATGTCGTCCCTCAGCGTCACCGTCGGCCAGGCGGTCACCCCGGGCCAGCAGATCGGCCTCTCCGGCTCGACAGGCAACTCCAGCGGCCCGCACCTGCACTTCGAGGCCCGCACCGGCGCCGACTACGGCTCCGACATCGACCCCGTGGCGTACCTCCGCTCGCACGGCGTCAACGTCTGA
- a CDS encoding HPr family phosphocarrier protein: MAERRVNVGWAEGLHARPASIFVRAATAAGVPVTIAKAGGSPVNAASMLGVLGLGAQGGEEIVLASDAEGADAALDRLAKLVAEGLEELPETV; this comes from the coding sequence ATGGCTGAGCGCCGCGTCAACGTCGGCTGGGCCGAGGGCCTCCACGCCCGGCCCGCCTCCATCTTCGTCCGCGCGGCCACGGCCGCCGGCGTCCCCGTGACGATCGCCAAGGCCGGCGGCAGCCCGGTCAACGCCGCCTCCATGCTCGGGGTGCTCGGTCTGGGCGCGCAGGGCGGCGAGGAGATCGTGCTCGCTTCGGACGCCGAGGGCGCGGATGCCGCTCTCGACCGCCTGGCGAAGCTGGTCGCCGAGGGGCTCGAGGAGCTTCCCGAGACCGTCTAG
- a CDS encoding DNA gyrase/topoisomerase IV subunit A produces MARRSTKTPPPDDSFEEKILDIDVVDEMQGSFLEYAYSVIYSRALPDARDGLKPVHRRIVYQMNEMGLRPERGYVKCARVVGEVMGKLHPHGDASIYDALVRMAQPFSMRLPLVDGHGNFGSLGNDDPPAAMRYTECRMADATSLMTESIDENTVDFEPNYDGQEQEPVALPAAYPNLLVNGSSGIAVGMATNMPPHNLGEVIAAARHLIKHPGADLDTLMRFIPGPDLPTGGRIVGLSGIKDAYESGRGTFKMRATVSVESVTARRKGLVVTELPFSVGPEKVISKIKDLVGSKKLQGIADVKDLTDRQHGLRLVIEIKNGFVPEAVLEQLYKLTPMEESFGINNVALVDGQPLTLGLKELLEVYLDHRFDVVRRRSEFRRGKKQARLHLVEGLLVALLDIDEVIRLIRSSENSAQAKERLMERFSLSEVQTQYILDTPLRRLTKYDRIELESERDKLKAEIEELTRILESDAELRKLVSAELAAVAKKFGTDRRTVLLESAGVPAAAVPLQVADDPCRVLLSSTGLLARTANGEPFGESDGKRVKHDVIVSAVPATARGEVGAVTSEGRLLRLSVVDLPQLPDTASAPNLSGGAPVAELLSLNADEKLICLMTLDESSPGLALGTEQGVVKRVVPDYPANKEELEVITLKDGDRIVGAAELRTGEEDLVFITDDAQLLRYPAGQVRPQGRPAGGMAGIKLSDGAKVLSFTAVDPAADAVVFTVAGSRGTLDDSVHTTAKVTPFDQYPRKGRATGGVRCQRLLKGEDCLSFAWAGPTPPRAAQRNGLPAELPEVDPRRDGSGVSLAKPVAAVAGPV; encoded by the coding sequence ATGGCCCGCCGCAGCACGAAGACCCCGCCGCCCGACGACTCGTTCGAGGAGAAGATCCTCGACATCGACGTCGTCGACGAGATGCAGGGCTCCTTCCTCGAGTACGCCTACTCCGTCATCTACTCCCGCGCCCTGCCCGACGCCAGGGACGGCCTGAAGCCGGTGCACCGCCGCATCGTCTACCAGATGAACGAGATGGGCCTGCGCCCCGAGCGCGGCTACGTGAAGTGCGCCCGCGTCGTCGGCGAGGTCATGGGCAAGCTGCACCCCCACGGCGACGCGTCGATCTACGACGCCCTGGTGCGCATGGCGCAGCCCTTCTCCATGCGCCTCCCCCTGGTCGACGGCCACGGCAACTTCGGCTCCCTCGGCAACGACGACCCGCCCGCCGCGATGCGGTACACCGAATGCCGCATGGCCGACGCGACCTCCTTGATGACGGAGTCCATCGACGAGAACACGGTCGACTTCGAGCCGAACTACGACGGCCAGGAGCAGGAGCCGGTCGCGCTCCCCGCGGCGTATCCGAACCTCCTGGTGAACGGCTCCTCCGGCATCGCCGTCGGCATGGCGACGAACATGCCGCCGCACAACCTGGGCGAGGTCATCGCCGCCGCCCGGCACCTGATCAAGCACCCGGGCGCCGACCTCGACACGCTCATGCGCTTCATCCCGGGCCCGGACCTGCCCACGGGCGGCCGCATCGTCGGCCTGTCCGGCATCAAGGACGCGTACGAATCGGGGCGCGGCACCTTCAAGATGCGCGCCACGGTCTCCGTGGAGTCGGTGACCGCGCGCCGCAAGGGCCTGGTCGTCACGGAACTGCCCTTCTCCGTGGGCCCCGAGAAGGTCATCTCCAAGATCAAGGACCTGGTCGGCTCGAAGAAGCTGCAGGGCATCGCCGACGTCAAGGACCTCACCGACCGCCAGCACGGCCTGCGCCTGGTCATCGAGATCAAGAACGGCTTCGTCCCTGAGGCCGTCCTGGAGCAGCTGTACAAGCTGACGCCGATGGAGGAGTCCTTCGGCATCAACAACGTCGCCCTGGTGGACGGCCAGCCGCTCACGCTCGGCCTCAAGGAGCTCCTCGAGGTCTATCTCGACCACCGCTTCGACGTCGTGCGGCGCCGCAGTGAGTTCCGTCGCGGCAAGAAGCAGGCCCGGCTGCACCTGGTGGAGGGCCTGCTCGTCGCCCTCCTCGACATCGACGAGGTCATCCGCCTCATCCGCTCCAGCGAGAACTCCGCGCAGGCCAAGGAGCGGCTGATGGAGCGCTTCTCGCTGAGCGAGGTCCAGACGCAGTACATCCTGGACACGCCGCTGCGCCGCCTCACCAAGTACGACCGCATCGAGCTGGAGTCCGAGCGCGACAAGCTGAAGGCGGAGATCGAGGAGCTGACGCGGATCCTGGAGTCCGACGCGGAGCTGCGCAAGCTGGTCTCCGCCGAACTGGCCGCCGTGGCCAAGAAGTTCGGCACGGACCGGCGCACGGTGCTCCTGGAGTCGGCGGGCGTGCCCGCGGCCGCGGTGCCGCTGCAGGTGGCCGACGACCCGTGCCGGGTGCTCCTGTCGTCGACAGGGCTGCTCGCGCGCACGGCCAACGGCGAGCCCTTCGGGGAGAGCGACGGCAAGCGCGTCAAGCACGACGTGATCGTCTCCGCGGTGCCCGCGACGGCGCGCGGCGAGGTGGGCGCGGTGACCTCCGAGGGGCGGCTCCTTCGGCTCTCCGTGGTGGACCTTCCCCAGCTTCCGGACACGGCTTCGGCGCCCAACCTCTCCGGCGGGGCGCCGGTCGCGGAGTTGCTCTCCCTGAATGCGGACGAGAAGCTGATCTGCCTGATGACGCTGGACGAGTCCTCACCGGGCCTGGCGCTCGGCACCGAACAGGGCGTCGTCAAGCGTGTGGTGCCCGACTATCCGGCCAACAAGGAAGAGCTGGAGGTCATCACCCTCAAGGACGGCGACCGCATCGTCGGCGCGGCCGAGCTGCGCACGGGCGAGGAGGACCTGGTCTTCATCACGGACGACGCGCAGCTGCTGCGCTATCCGGCGGGGCAGGTCCGCCCGCAGGGCCGTCCGGCGGGCGGCATGGCGGGCATCAAGCTCTCCGACGGCGCGAAGGTCCTGTCCTTCACGGCCGTCGACCCCGCGGCGGACGCCGTGGTGTTCACGGTCGCGGGCTCGCGCGGCACCCTCGACGACTCGGTGCACACGACGGCGAAGGTCACGCCGTTCGACCAGTACCCGCGCAAGGGCCGCGCCACGGGCGGCGTGCGCTGCCAGCGGCTCCTGAAGGGCGAGGACTGCCTGAGCTTCGCCTGGGCGGGCCCGACGCCACCCCGCGCGGCCCAGCGCAACGGCCTTCCTGCGGAGCTGCCGGAGGTCGACCCGCGCCGGGACGGCTCCGGGGTGTCGCTGGCGAAGCCGGTGGCGGCGGTGGCGGGGCCGGTGTAG
- a CDS encoding M16 family metallopeptidase yields the protein MPMGHTATAEAGSGGLTATEHRLANGLRVVLSEDHLTPVAAVCLWYDVGSRHEVKGRTGLAHLFEHLMFQGSKQVQGNGHFELVQGAGGSLNGTTSFERTNYFETMPTHQLELALWLEADRMGSLLSALDEESMENQRDVVKNERRQRYDNVPYGTAFEKLTALSYPEGHPYHHTPIGSMADLDAATLEDAREFFRTYYAPNNAVLSVVGDIDPEQTLAWVEKYFGSIPSHDGKQPPRDGSLPERIGKELREVVEEEVPARALMAAYRLPEDGTRACDAADLALTVLGSGESSRLYNRLVRRDRTAVTAGFGLLRLAGAPSLGWLDVKTSGDVEVPVIEAAVDEELARFAAEGPTPEEMERAQAQLEREWLDRLGTVAGRADELCRYAVLFGDPQLALTAVQRVLDITAEEVQEVAKARLRPDNRAVLVYEPIAPQDADDTGPEGAAGTDEEDEETAK from the coding sequence ATGCCCATGGGTCACACGGCCACAGCCGAGGCCGGCTCCGGCGGCCTGACAGCGACCGAGCACCGGCTGGCCAACGGCCTGCGCGTGGTGCTCTCCGAGGACCACCTGACCCCGGTCGCCGCGGTCTGCCTCTGGTACGACGTCGGTTCCCGCCACGAGGTCAAGGGCCGTACGGGCCTCGCCCACCTCTTCGAGCACCTGATGTTCCAGGGGTCGAAGCAGGTCCAGGGCAACGGCCACTTCGAGCTGGTGCAGGGCGCCGGCGGCTCGCTGAACGGCACCACCAGCTTCGAGCGCACCAACTACTTCGAGACGATGCCGACCCACCAGCTGGAGCTCGCCCTCTGGCTGGAGGCCGACCGCATGGGCTCCCTCCTGTCGGCGCTCGACGAAGAGTCGATGGAGAACCAGCGGGACGTCGTCAAGAACGAACGCCGCCAGCGCTACGACAACGTTCCGTACGGCACGGCCTTCGAGAAGCTGACCGCCCTCTCGTACCCCGAGGGTCACCCCTACCACCACACGCCCATCGGCTCCATGGCCGACCTGGACGCGGCCACCCTCGAGGACGCGCGGGAGTTCTTCCGTACGTACTACGCGCCCAACAACGCGGTCCTCTCGGTCGTCGGCGACATCGACCCCGAGCAGACGCTCGCCTGGGTCGAGAAGTACTTCGGCTCCATCCCCTCGCACGACGGCAAGCAGCCCCCGCGCGACGGCTCGCTGCCCGAGCGCATCGGCAAGGAGCTGCGCGAGGTCGTCGAGGAGGAGGTCCCCGCGCGCGCCCTGATGGCCGCCTACCGCCTCCCGGAGGACGGCACGCGCGCGTGCGACGCGGCCGACCTGGCGCTCACGGTCCTCGGCAGCGGCGAGTCCTCGCGCCTGTACAACCGCCTCGTGCGCCGTGACCGCACCGCGGTCACCGCCGGCTTCGGGCTGCTGCGCCTCGCCGGCGCGCCCTCCCTCGGCTGGCTCGACGTGAAGACGTCCGGCGACGTGGAGGTCCCCGTCATCGAGGCCGCCGTCGACGAGGAGCTGGCCCGGTTCGCCGCGGAGGGCCCCACGCCGGAGGAGATGGAGCGCGCCCAGGCCCAGTTGGAGCGCGAGTGGCTGGACCGGCTGGGCACGGTCGCGGGCCGCGCCGACGAACTGTGCCGGTACGCCGTCCTGTTCGGCGACCCCCAGCTCGCCCTCACCGCCGTCCAGCGCGTCCTCGACATCACCGCCGAGGAGGTCCAGGAGGTCGCCAAGGCCCGCCTGCGCCCCGACAACCGCGCGGTGCTCGTGTACGAACCCATCGCTCCCCAGGACGCGGACGACACCGGCCCCGAAGGCGCCGCCGGCACCGACGAGGAAGACGAGGAGACGGCGAAGTGA